CGTTCGAGGTCAAGTGGGACGGCGTGCGCGTGATCGCGGACACCACGGGCGGTGGGCTGCGGCTGTGGAGCCGCGCCGAGCGTGAGGTGACGCCCGCGTACCCGGAGCTCGCGGGCCTCGTGTCCCTGCCGGACACGTTGCTCGACGGCGAGGTCGTCGCGATGGACGCGGGCATCCCGTCGTTCCCGGCGATCGCGGAGCGCATGCACGTGCGTGACCCGCGCCGCGCGGCCGAGCTCGCGCGCGTGCGACCGGTGACGTACCTCGTGTTCGACGCGCTGCGGGTCGCGGGCGTGGACCTCGCGTCGCGCCCGTACGACGAGCGCCGCGCGGTGCTCGAGGCGCTCACGCTGCCCGACCACGTGGCACTCTCACCGGTCTACACCGACGGCGACGAGCTCTGGTCGGTCACGGGGGCGCACGGGCTGGAGGGCGTCGTCGCGAAGCGTCGTGCGTCGCCGTACCGGCCGGGCGTCCGCTCGCCCGACTGGGTCAAGGCGGCGCACCGCCACCACGTCGCGGTGCTCGTGGGCGGGTGGCGCGAGGAGACCAACGGGTCGGGCCGGCTCGGCGCGCTGCTGCTCGGCGCGCGTGACGCCGCGGGGTCCCTGCGATATCTCGGCCGTGCGGGCAGCGGGATCACGGGCGCGCTCGCGCGCCGCCTGCACGACGCGGTCGCGCCGCTCGGCACGGCTGTGAGCCCGTTCGACGACGAGGTACCGCGCGTCGACGCGCGCGGCACGCACTGGTGCACGCCGACGCTCGTCGTGCAGGTGCGCTACCTGACCCGCACACCCCAGGGCCGGCTGCGCCAGCCGGTCGTGCTGGGCGCGCGGGACGACACGAGCCCGGACCCCTGGGAGGCGGCATGACACCGGAGCGCCAGACGTTCGACGTGGGCGGCACGCAGGTGCGCGTCTCGCACCTCGACAAGGTGCTGTACCCGTCGACGGGCACGACGAAGGCGGAGCTCATCGACTACGTCGTGCGCGTCGCGCCCGCGCTGCTGCGTCAGCTCGAGGACCGGCCGGTCACCCGCATCCGGTTCCCCGACGGCGTGGACGGCCAGCCGTTCTTCGAGAAGAACGTGCCTCGGGGTGCGCCGGACTGGCTGCGGCACCGGGTGCTGCCGGCCGCGCCGGGCAACGACGACGAGGGCACGGAGCTCGACCTGCCGTTCCTCGACGACCTCGCGGGCCTGGTGTGGGCGACGAACGCGGGTGCGCTCGAGCTGCACACGCCGCAGTGGTCCGTCACGCGCGGCGGCAAGGTGCGGGGCGCGGACCGGCTCGTCGTCGACCTCGACCCGGGCACGGGCGCGGGTCTCGCGGAGTGCGTGCAGGTCGCGCACCTCGTCGCGCGGCGGCTCGCGAAGGACGGCCTGACGACGACCGTGCCCGTCACGTCGGGCAGCAAGGGCATGCAGCTGTACGCGCCGCTCCCCCGCCGTCGCCCCGCGGTCGAGGTGCGTCAGTACGCGCGGGACCTGGCGCACGAGCTCGCGCGCGAGCACCCGCAGCTCGTCGTCGCCGTCATGCGCAAGGACCTGCGCGGGGGCAAGGTGCTGCTCGACTGGTCGCAGAACCACCCCGCGAAGACGACGATCACGCCGTACTCGCTGCGCGGGCGGCACGAGCCGCGGGTAGCGGCGCCGCGCTGGTGGGACGAGGTGGGCCCGGGCCTGGCGCAGCTGTCCCCCACGGACGTCGCGCGGCGGCTCGCGGAGCGTGGCGACCCGTTCGAGGACGGGGCCGGCCGGCCCTCGGCCACCTGATCGGTTCGTGCGCCGTGGTCGCCCGGGGCGTCGTCCCGTCTGCGATGGCGAGGCGTCGCGACGTGCGGCAGCGTGGACTCCCCGGGCCGACGACGACGGCCCGCGACGACGAGACGAGGAGCCCGACATGGCGCGCAAGGACCTGCCGAAGTACACCGTCCCTTCGCTGACCCCCGAGGACGGCGCGGCGGTCGCGGCGATCCTCCAGGAGCGGCTGGACGCCCTCAACGACCTCGCGCTGACGCTGAAGCACATCCACTGGAACGTCGTGGGCCCGCACTTCATCGCGGTGCACGAGATGATCGACCCTCAGGTCGACGCCGTGCGTGCCATGGTGGACGCGATCGCCGAGAGGATCGCTACGCTCGGCGTCGCACCGGTGGGAACTCCGGGTGCGCTCGTGAAGAACCGCACGTGGGACGACTACAGCATCGGCCGTGCGTCCACCACGGAGCACCTGGGCGCGCTCGACGAGGTCTACGTCGGCGTCATCACCGCGCACCGCAAGGCCGCCGCCGACACCGAGGAGCTCGACACCGTGACCAACGACCTGCTGGTCGGCCACCTGCACGAGCTGGAGCTGTTCCACTGGTTCGTCCGCGCGCACCTCGAGTCGTCGGGCGGCGCGCTGAGCACCGCCGGCGCGACCACCGAGAAGGAGGCCGCACGTGCGGCCTCGGGCGCGGCGCGCAAGGCCTCGGCGGCCAGGTGAGCCCACGCACGACGGACGGAGCCCGGCCGGGCGCCCACGACGAGCGGGCCGACGAGCGCGGCGACGACCTGCGCGCGGTCCGGCCCGGGGCGTCGCGGCCGGGCTCGGCCGACCCCGCGGCGCGGCTGCACCTCGCGGCCCGGCTCGAGGACGCGATCGACCGCCGGGTCGCGGCGGTGCTGCGGCGACGCGGCTGGACGCTGCGGATCGAGCCGTACGCGGGGTACGGCGCTCCGGGCTGGGTCCGGGTGTTCGCCCGCACGCTGCTGGCCGCGCCCGTGGTGCACGAGGAGGACCTGCCCGGCGCGGGCGCTGCCGCGCAGGCCGGCGCGCGCACCGCAGCGGCGCTGCGCGGCTGGCGGTCGTTCGCGACCGCGCAGGTCGCGGGCGCGCACCTCGAGGTGCGGGTCGGTGAGCGGGTGCACCACGTGGTCACCGACCGCGGCGGCTACCTGGACGTGCGGCTCGAGAGCGACCTGGAGCCCGGGTGGCACGACGTCGAGCTGCGCGCGGCGGACGGCGCCTTCGCGACCGCGCCGGTGCACGTCATCGGGCCCGACGTGCGCTCGGGCATCGTGAGCGACATCGACGACACGGTGCTCGTCACGCGCCTGCCCCGCATCTTCGTCGCGGCGTGGAACACGCTCGTGCGGCACGAGAACGCCCGCGAGCCCGTCCCCGGCATGGCCGGCCTGTACGCACGGCTCGTCGCCGGTCGGGACCTGCCGGTGGTGTACCTGTCGACCGGGGCGTGGAACGCCGCGCCCGCGATCGGTCGCTTCCTGCGGCGCTTCGGTTTCCCCCCGGGTCCGATGCTGCTGACCGACTGGGGCCCGACGAACACGGGCTGGTTCCGCAGCGGGCGCGAGCACAAGCTGTCGCAGCTGCGCCGGCTGACCGAGGAGCTCCCCCAGGTGTCCTGGGTGCTGGTCGGCGACGACGGGCAGCACGACCCGCAGATCTACGCGCACGCCGCGCAGGAGCGCCCCGAGCGGGTCCGCGCGATCCTCGTGCGCCAGCTGACGTTCGCCGAGCACGTGCTCGCGCACGGGCTGCCCGTCCCGGCCTCGGGCTCGGTGCGCGCGGAGGACCGCGCGTCGCGCGGCGGGATCCCCGTGCTGCAGGGCGCGGACGGCTACGAGCTGCTGCGCGCCGTGCAGCGCGCGCAGATCACCCTCGAGTAGGGCCCTCGAGTAGGGCCCTCGAGCAGGATCAGAGCCGGTCCGGGTCGTCCCACTCGTCGTTGCTCGAGACGGGCTCGTCGTCGGGCAGGAGCTCGGTCGCGGTGAGCGAGCGCGGTGCCCTGCTCGGGTCTCCCCCGGACCGCGCGTCGGCGGCGGCGAGCACCGCGTCGTCGGGGAGGCGCTCGGCGATGCGCTCGGCGGCCGGGTTCGAGACGAGGTCGTGATCGCGCGGCATGCCAACGTTCTACCCGGTCAGGGGCGGTCCCGCACCCTTTCGGGCACATCGGGCGGGACCGACGCGCGACATCCGCCCTGCTCAGGGCACCGCCAGAGACCAAGGTCACATGTCGGGAAGATCACAGATGCCTCGCGGTGAAGATTCTCGACATCAACTTACGATCGAGAGCGTGCCTCCCCGGAACACCGCCCCCGGAACCGATCCCCGCACCGACACGGACCTCGACGTCCTGCTCGTCGGCGGGGGGATCATGAGCGCGACGCTCGCGAGCCTCCTGAGCACGCTCGAGCCGTCCTGGCGCATCGAGATCCACGAGAGACGCGACGCCGTCGCGCAGGAGAGCTCGAACCCCTGGAACAACGCGGGCACCGGCCACGCCGCGCTCTGCGAGCTCAACTACACGCCTCAGCGCCCCGACGGCACGGTCGACATCACCAAGGCCGTGACGATCAACGAGCAGTTCGAGCTGTCGCGCGAGCTGTGGCACTACCTCGCCGGCAAGGACCGCCTGCCCGGCGGCACCGGCTTCCTGTCCGCCACGCCGCACATGACGTTCGTGCGCGGCGCCGAGGGCGTCGACTACCTGCGCCGCCGCTACGAGGCGCTCAGCAGCCACCCGCTGTTCTCGGACCTCGAGTTCTCGACGGACCCGGAGCAGATCCGCGAGTGGGCCCCGCTGCTGGTCGCGGACCGCGACCCCGACGAGCCGGTCGCCGCGACGCGCGCCACCGCGGGGACGGACGTCGACTTCGGCGCCCTGACGCGGTCGATGGTCGACGACACGGTGCGCCGCGGCGCGTCGCTGCACCTCGAGTCCGAGGTCACCCGCCTGCGCCGTCGCAAGGACGGCACGTGGCGCGTGACGCTGCGTGACCGTCGCTGGAACGGGCACGGGCGCGCGCGGACCGTCACGGCGCGGTTCGTCTTCATCGGCGCCGGAGGTGGCGCGCTCGGCCTGCTGCAGAAGTCCGGCATCCCCGAGATCAAGGGCTACGCGGGCTTCCCGATCAGCGGCCAGTTCCTGCGCACGACGAACCCCGCGATCGTCGCGGAGCACCACGCCAAGGTCTACGGCCGTGCCGAGATCGGCGCTCCCCCGATGTCCGTGCCGCACCTCGACACGCGCGTCGTCGACGGCGAGACCGCGATCATGTTCGGCCCGTACGCGGGCTGGAGCATGAAGTTCCTCAAGCACGGCTCGTGGCTCGACCTGGTCAAGTCGATCCGCCCGGGCAACCTCGTCCCGATGCTCGCGGTCGGCCTGCACAACCTGGACCTGCTGAAGTACCTCATCAGCGAGGTCACCGCGTCGCGCGAGGCCCGCTTCGCCGCACTCCGCACGTTCGTGCCGGCGGCACGCGCGCGCGACTGGGAGCTCATCACCGCGGGGCAGCGCGTCCAGGTCATCAAGAAGGGCAAGGGCGGCGGCGTCCTCGAGTTCGGCACGGAGCTCGTGACGTCCGCGGACGGCTCGATCGCGGGTCTCCTCGGCGCGTCGCCGGGTGCCTCGACCGCGGTCGCGACGATGGTCACGCTGCTCGAGCGCTGCTTCGCGGAGCGCCTGGAGTCCTGGCAGCCCACGCTGCGCGAGATGATGCCGAGCCTCGGCGGCGGCACCTGGGACGAGTCGTTCGAGCTCGACCGCTTGGTCGACGAGGCGTTCTCGTCCGATCATTCAGCGTGACCCCGGACGAACCCACCGCCCCCGAGGCCGTCAGCGCCCAGATGCGCCGCGCGAAGGCGCAGGCGTTCACGGACCACACGACGGTCGGTCTCGTGCACAACGAGCCGGACGGACGCGTGACGATCGCGTGCGCCTGCGGCATGCAGCTCACGAACGGCCCGACGTGGTCGCTCGACGAGCACATCCGCCTGCACCGCGCCGAGGCGCGCTTCCTCGCGCTCGCCGCGGTCGCACCCGCGGGCATCCCGCGCCTCGTGCCGTGGCCGGTGCCGGGCGTCGAGACGCACGCCTAGCACCGGCCGCGGTCTCGGCCGCGCGGGCCGTGGGACGCGTCAGTCGTGCACGACGACGAGCGCGTCGTCGTGCTCGTGCGGCAGCCCCAGCTCGTGAGCGCGCTCGTGCGCCTCGCGCGCCGCCATCCGCTCCGCGATGCGCGCCTGCACCTCGGGCCGCCGCAGGGGCGGGACGGTCGGTGGCGGGGTGCGGCGCTCGGGCAGCTCGGCGAGGATCGCCGCGGTCGCGGCGGCCACCGCACGGACGGCCGCCTCGAACGGCTCGCGGGTCGCGGCCGACGGGGTGCGCACACCCGTCACCTTGCGCACGTACTGGACGGCCGCCGCCTCGATCTCGGCGTCGGTCGCGGGCGGCTCGAGCCCGCGCAGGGTCGTGATGTTCCGGCACATGCTCCCGACGCTACGCCGTGGTCACGGCGACGTCAGGAGGTCGCGGGGACTCGCTGCTCGAGCTCGAGCAGCGCCGTCTTGGCGGCGTCGCCGCCCGCGTACCGGCCCGGCGAGCCGTCGGAGCGCACCACCCGGTGGCACGGCACGACGAGCGGCACGGGGTTGAGCGCGCACGCCGTCCCCACGGCGCGCACCGCGCGCGGACTGCCCGCCGCGGCCGCCACCTGCGCGTAGCTCTCGGTGCGCCCGTAGCCGATCCGCGGCAGGTGCTCGACGACCGCGCGCCGGAACCCCGTCGCGAGCCGCAGGTCGAGGGGCACGTCGAACCGCCGGCGTGTGCCGGCGAAGTACTCGTCCAGCTGGCGCGCGACCGCGTCCAGCCGGCGGGGCGCCGCGAGCACGCGTGGGCTGACGCGGGCCGCGAGGTCGGCCAGCACGGCCTCGTGGTCCTGCACCGCGAACGCGACGCGCACGAGCCCGACCGGCGTGGCCGCGAGCAGGAGCGCGCCGACCGGGGCGTCGAGCGTGCGGTACGCGACGTCGAGGAGCCCGGCGTCCTCGGCTCGTGCGGCCAGCAGCGCACGCAGGTCGTCCAGCTCGCCGGGTCCGGGTGCGGGCACGGCCCCCAGCAGGCGTGCGGTCTCGTCGTCGACGGCGCTCATCGTCGTCCTCCCCTCTCCTTGTCCGCGGCGGGCGCGTCGCCCTCCTCGTCCGACCACCACCGCGGCGCCGTGCGACGCAGCGTCGCGACACCGTCGGCCGCCGCCCGCCGCGCGGCCTCGACGCTCCCGCCGAGCTCCGCGGCGACGTCCGCGTACGGCAGGCCGGCGAGGTGGTGCAGCGCGACCGCGTGCCGCTGCTTGTCCGGGAGCGTCGCCAGCGCGCCCCACAGGTCCAGGTCGCGGTACGCGTCACGCGTGGGCGCGTCCGGGAGGTCGCCGACGGGCACGGCCCGGCGACGCGTGGCACGCCACACGTCGACCGCCTTGCGGCGCGCGATCGTCACGAGCCAGGCCTCGACGTTCACACCGGGCTCGAGCGTCGGCCACGCGCGCAGCGCCGCGAGGAACGTCTCGGCCCACGCGTCCTGCGCGTCGTGCGGCCCGACGACCGCGCGGCACACGCGCAGCACCGTCGCGCCGTGCGCGCGCACGACCTCCTCGAACGGTCCCGGCATGGTCACAGTGTGCAGACGTCGGGGGTCGCCGTGGCGTGAGGTCCCGTCCGGGATCCGACGCACGGGCGGTCGCCGCGGCGCGCACGGCGGCCCGGCGTGCACGCCATCGGGTGCCGGCTGCGGCAGGATGTCGCCGTGACCTCGACGAACTCCCTGCCGGCCCGGTCCCGGGTCGTCGCCCAGGCCCTCGCGGACGCAGGAGTCGAGGGCGAGGTGATCGAGCTGCCGGACTCCGCACGGACGGCGGCCGAGGCCGCCGCGGCCCTCGGCTGCCAGGTCGGGCAGATCGCCAACAGCCTCGTGTTCTGGGCGGACGGCGCGCCGCTGCTGGTGATGACCAGCGGCCGGCACCGCGTGGACACGACCGCGCTCGCCCGTCGGCTCGGCAAGGCGACGCTCGAGCGCGCGACGCCCGACCAGGTGCGGCTCGCGACGGGTCAGGCGATCGGCGGCGTCGCGCCCGTGGGTCACCCGACGCCGCTCGAGACGGTCGTCGACGAGACGCTCGCCGAGTACACGCGCGTGTGGACCGCAGGCGGCACACCGCACACGGTCTTCCCGACGACGTTCGAGGAGCTCGTGCGGCTCACGGGCGCCTCGGTGCATCCCGTCACGAGCTGACGCGACGCGCGTCACGCACGCGCCGGGACCTTCGTGCCGACTCCGCGCACCGACGCGGGAGGATGCTGTCAGCGTCATCACCGGCAGTGTCAGCGAGGTGATCGAGATGCGGATCGACGGACCGGTGGTCGTGGCCGTCGACGGCACGCAGCGCAGCGCGCGGACGCTGCGCTGGGGCGTGGAGGCCGCGGTGCAGCGCCGAGCCCGGCTCGTCGTCGCCCACGTGGCGGCCCCGGCGGTCGGACCGTGGACGTGGGCGGGTGCCCCTGCCGTCCCGCCGGACGACGACGCGCTCGCCGACGAGCTGCGCCAGGTGTGCTCCACGGTCGCCCGCGACCACCCGGACCTCGAGGTCACGGCCGCACTGCTGCACGGGTCCACGGTCCCGGCGCTGACCGAGTACACACGGGACGCGCAGCTGCTCGTCACGGGCCGGCGAGGCTCGCAGCCCGCGACGCTCACGGTGGGCACGGCCCTGTCCTGGCGCGCCCGGTGCCCCGTCGCGATCGTCCGCGAGGACCTCGTGACGTCCGGGCCCGTGGTCGTCGGGGTCGACGACACGCCCGGGTCCTGGTTCGCGGCCGGGCTCGCGGCGCGCGAGGCGCAGCACCGCGGCGTGCCGCTGCACGTGCTGCACGTGCGGCGCACGCGCGACGACGACGCGGGCCGGCGGACCGCGCTCGACGTCGCGGCGGACCTCGCCGAGACCTACCCGACGCTGCCGGTGCGCACGTTCCTGTCGGACGGCGACCCGGTGCGGACCCTCGTCGACGCGTCGCGGACCGCCGGGCTCGTCGTCGTGGGCACGCACCAGGTGCGCGGGTTGCGCCGGCTCGTCGGGCGGCGCGTGGCGGGACTCGCGTCGTGCCCCGTGCTCGTCGTGCGCGACGAGGCGCCGTAGCGCCGGCGCCGACGTATCTGGGGGCAGGCTGCGGGTTCCTCATCGACGACCGCCGCGGGCGGAGGGCGAGGAGGCCTGCCATGTCGTACACGGGCGACGGGCGGCTGCCCGTCATCTACGTCCGAGGGTTCGCGGGAGGGCGCGGCGGCATCAACAACGCGGTCGCGGACCCGTTCTACGGGTTCAACGAGGGCTCGGTGCAGGTCCGCGTCGTCGACTCGGTGCGTCCGCAGTTCCACCAGTTCGAGAGCCCTCTGCTACGGCTGATGATCGACCACCAGTACCAGTTGCTCGTGGAGGGGAACCAGGCGGCCTACCTGCAGAACAAGGCCGACGGCGCGATCCCCGCCGCGACGATCTGGGTGCACCGCTTCTACGACGCCTACGCGACCGACATGGTCGAGGGCGCACCGGACTTCAGCATCGAGTCCGCGTCGAAGAAGCTGTTCGAGATGGTGCAGCTCGTGCGGCGCAGGACGGGCGCGCCGCGGGTCTTCCTGGTCGCGCACTCGATGGGCGGGCTCGTCGTGCGCGGCATGCTGCAGCGCGTGATCCCCGACCTGCGCGGTGCGGACGGGACGCCCCTGGCCGCCGAGGACTTCGTGGACCGGGTGTTCACGTACGCGACACCGCACGGTGGGATCGAGTTCGACTTCGGGTTCGGGCTCGTCGAGAAGCTGCGGGACACGCTGGGCGTGCAGGGCGCCGACATCTTCGGACCGCGCCGCATGCGCGAGTACCTGACCCCGACGACCGCGCCGGCCCCGGAGGGTGCGTTCACGGCGACCGCGCTCCCGCAGGGGGGCTTCCCGCGCGAGCGGTTCTTCTGCCTCGTCGGGACGAACGCGTCCGACTACGACGTCGCGCTCGGGCTGTCGGCGCGCGCGGTGGGCCCGCGCAGCGACGGCCTCGTGCAGATCGACAACGCCTACCTCGAGGGCACGCCACGCGCGTTCGTGCACCGCAGCCACTCGGGCCGCTACGGGATCGTCAACTCCGAGGAGGGCTACCAGAACCTGCGCCGCTTCCTGTTCGGTGACCTGGAGGTCACGGCCGACCTCACGGGGCTGCAGCTGCCCGGGAACGAGAAGGACGACACCGTGTGGCAGCTCGAGAGCCAGATGTCGATCCGCGGCCTGCCCGTCGTGCTGCACGAGCAGAGCGCCGCGCACCTGTGCCCGATCCAGATCGAGCGCCCGAAGAACAAGGACGACGCCACGCGGCCGGTGCCGCTCGTCCGCACCTACCTGTCCTCGAAGGCGACCCGGCCGGACGACCCGCTCACGGGCGAGAAGTCGACGACCATGCGGCACGTGCTGCGCCTGCGGCTGCTGTCGCTGCGCAAGTCCGGGGGCCTGCTGTCGTTCCTCGACCACCTCGAGCAGGCCGAGGACTGGTCCGACGTCCTCGTGGTCGACATCGAGATGAGGAAGGACGCCGCGCCGCGCACGTGGGCCGCGTGGGGGTCCCAGATCACCGGCGCGCTGCGCGACTGGGCGCCGGACCCGGAGACGACTGCGCCGCTGAGGGACGAGGAGGCCGCGCCCGGGGTCTGGCGCGCGTGCGTCGCCGTGCCGGACGCCGCGCGTGAGCTGCTCGGCGAGGGGGCGGCCGTCACGATCCAGGTGCAGGGCCGCGCCACGCTCGACCGCCCGGTGCCCGTGTGACCGACCTGACCGGAGGGTCCCGTCCTCGCGCGTGCGCCGTGTGAGAGCCTGGGGTCCAGAGCCCGCAGACGGGCTCCCGGACGAGGGTGCCGTACCCGGACAGCGACAAGACGGCACGTCGGAGCTCGCCATGGCATGGTTCGTCCTCGTCCTGTCCGGAGCCCTCGAAGCCGTCTGGGCCACCGCCCTCGGCCGCTCGGAGGGTCTGCACCGTCTCGCCCCGACGGTCGTGTTCGTGGTCGCGCTGACCGCGAGCATGCTGGGGCTCGGCTACGCGATGCGCACGCTGCCCGTGGGCACGGCGTACGCCGTGTGGGTCGGCATCGGCGCGTCCCTCACGGTCGGCTGGGCGATGCTCAGCGGCGCCGAGCCCGTGAGCGCGGTGCGTCTGCTCCTGGTGCTCGGCATCGTGGCGTGCGTGGTCGGGCTCAAGCTCGTCCACTGACGCCCGTCGGGATCAGGCGGGCATCGCCTTCGGGCCGGTCGCCCGGGGAGTCTGCGGCGGCCCGACGAACCAGCTCACCGACCGGGCGACGTCTCCGGCCCGCAGCCACTCGTGCCGCTCGGAGCGCGGGTCGTCCTGGTCGTCGCGCCACGCCACCATGACGTGCTCCGCGGTCCACCGCACCGCACGCGCGGGACGCCACTCCTCGGTCCCGTCGAGCCAGACGACGCGGACGATGACCGGGATGTCGCCCTGGGGGCGGACCGGGATG
The sequence above is a segment of the Cellulomonas palmilytica genome. Coding sequences within it:
- the ligD gene encoding non-homologous end-joining DNA ligase yields the protein MLATPATSGELPRGPAWAFEVKWDGVRVIADTTGGGLRLWSRAEREVTPAYPELAGLVSLPDTLLDGEVVAMDAGIPSFPAIAERMHVRDPRRAAELARVRPVTYLVFDALRVAGVDLASRPYDERRAVLEALTLPDHVALSPVYTDGDELWSVTGAHGLEGVVAKRRASPYRPGVRSPDWVKAAHRHHVAVLVGGWREETNGSGRLGALLLGARDAAGSLRYLGRAGSGITGALARRLHDAVAPLGTAVSPFDDEVPRVDARGTHWCTPTLVVQVRYLTRTPQGRLRQPVVLGARDDTSPDPWEAA
- the ligD gene encoding non-homologous end-joining DNA ligase, with the translated sequence MTPERQTFDVGGTQVRVSHLDKVLYPSTGTTKAELIDYVVRVAPALLRQLEDRPVTRIRFPDGVDGQPFFEKNVPRGAPDWLRHRVLPAAPGNDDEGTELDLPFLDDLAGLVWATNAGALELHTPQWSVTRGGKVRGADRLVVDLDPGTGAGLAECVQVAHLVARRLAKDGLTTTVPVTSGSKGMQLYAPLPRRRPAVEVRQYARDLAHELAREHPQLVVAVMRKDLRGGKVLLDWSQNHPAKTTITPYSLRGRHEPRVAAPRWWDEVGPGLAQLSPTDVARRLAERGDPFEDGAGRPSAT
- a CDS encoding Dps family protein; this encodes MARKDLPKYTVPSLTPEDGAAVAAILQERLDALNDLALTLKHIHWNVVGPHFIAVHEMIDPQVDAVRAMVDAIAERIATLGVAPVGTPGALVKNRTWDDYSIGRASTTEHLGALDEVYVGVITAHRKAAADTEELDTVTNDLLVGHLHELELFHWFVRAHLESSGGALSTAGATTEKEAARAASGAARKASAAR
- a CDS encoding App1 family protein — translated: MSPRTTDGARPGAHDERADERGDDLRAVRPGASRPGSADPAARLHLAARLEDAIDRRVAAVLRRRGWTLRIEPYAGYGAPGWVRVFARTLLAAPVVHEEDLPGAGAAAQAGARTAAALRGWRSFATAQVAGAHLEVRVGERVHHVVTDRGGYLDVRLESDLEPGWHDVELRAADGAFATAPVHVIGPDVRSGIVSDIDDTVLVTRLPRIFVAAWNTLVRHENAREPVPGMAGLYARLVAGRDLPVVYLSTGAWNAAPAIGRFLRRFGFPPGPMLLTDWGPTNTGWFRSGREHKLSQLRRLTEELPQVSWVLVGDDGQHDPQIYAHAAQERPERVRAILVRQLTFAEHVLAHGLPVPASGSVRAEDRASRGGIPVLQGADGYELLRAVQRAQITLE
- the mqo gene encoding malate dehydrogenase (quinone) produces the protein MPPRNTAPGTDPRTDTDLDVLLVGGGIMSATLASLLSTLEPSWRIEIHERRDAVAQESSNPWNNAGTGHAALCELNYTPQRPDGTVDITKAVTINEQFELSRELWHYLAGKDRLPGGTGFLSATPHMTFVRGAEGVDYLRRRYEALSSHPLFSDLEFSTDPEQIREWAPLLVADRDPDEPVAATRATAGTDVDFGALTRSMVDDTVRRGASLHLESEVTRLRRRKDGTWRVTLRDRRWNGHGRARTVTARFVFIGAGGGALGLLQKSGIPEIKGYAGFPISGQFLRTTNPAIVAEHHAKVYGRAEIGAPPMSVPHLDTRVVDGETAIMFGPYAGWSMKFLKHGSWLDLVKSIRPGNLVPMLAVGLHNLDLLKYLISEVTASREARFAALRTFVPAARARDWELITAGQRVQVIKKGKGGGVLEFGTELVTSADGSIAGLLGASPGASTAVATMVTLLERCFAERLESWQPTLREMMPSLGGGTWDESFELDRLVDEAFSSDHSA
- a CDS encoding DUF2277 domain-containing protein, with the translated sequence MCRNITTLRGLEPPATDAEIEAAAVQYVRKVTGVRTPSAATREPFEAAVRAVAAATAAILAELPERRTPPPTVPPLRRPEVQARIAERMAAREAHERAHELGLPHEHDDALVVVHD
- a CDS encoding methylated-DNA--[protein]-cysteine S-methyltransferase, whose amino-acid sequence is MSAVDDETARLLGAVPAPGPGELDDLRALLAARAEDAGLLDVAYRTLDAPVGALLLAATPVGLVRVAFAVQDHEAVLADLAARVSPRVLAAPRRLDAVARQLDEYFAGTRRRFDVPLDLRLATGFRRAVVEHLPRIGYGRTESYAQVAAAAGSPRAVRAVGTACALNPVPLVVPCHRVVRSDGSPGRYAGGDAAKTALLELEQRVPATS
- a CDS encoding RNA polymerase sigma factor; this translates as MPGPFEEVVRAHGATVLRVCRAVVGPHDAQDAWAETFLAALRAWPTLEPGVNVEAWLVTIARRKAVDVWRATRRRAVPVGDLPDAPTRDAYRDLDLWGALATLPDKQRHAVALHHLAGLPYADVAAELGGSVEAARRAAADGVATLRRTAPRWWSDEEGDAPAADKERGGRR
- a CDS encoding YbaK/EbsC family protein, with the translated sequence MTSTNSLPARSRVVAQALADAGVEGEVIELPDSARTAAEAAAALGCQVGQIANSLVFWADGAPLLVMTSGRHRVDTTALARRLGKATLERATPDQVRLATGQAIGGVAPVGHPTPLETVVDETLAEYTRVWTAGGTPHTVFPTTFEELVRLTGASVHPVTS
- a CDS encoding universal stress protein, whose amino-acid sequence is MRIDGPVVVAVDGTQRSARTLRWGVEAAVQRRARLVVAHVAAPAVGPWTWAGAPAVPPDDDALADELRQVCSTVARDHPDLEVTAALLHGSTVPALTEYTRDAQLLVTGRRGSQPATLTVGTALSWRARCPVAIVREDLVTSGPVVVGVDDTPGSWFAAGLAAREAQHRGVPLHVLHVRRTRDDDAGRRTALDVAADLAETYPTLPVRTFLSDGDPVRTLVDASRTAGLVVVGTHQVRGLRRLVGRRVAGLASCPVLVVRDEAP
- a CDS encoding esterase/lipase family protein, with amino-acid sequence MSYTGDGRLPVIYVRGFAGGRGGINNAVADPFYGFNEGSVQVRVVDSVRPQFHQFESPLLRLMIDHQYQLLVEGNQAAYLQNKADGAIPAATIWVHRFYDAYATDMVEGAPDFSIESASKKLFEMVQLVRRRTGAPRVFLVAHSMGGLVVRGMLQRVIPDLRGADGTPLAAEDFVDRVFTYATPHGGIEFDFGFGLVEKLRDTLGVQGADIFGPRRMREYLTPTTAPAPEGAFTATALPQGGFPRERFFCLVGTNASDYDVALGLSARAVGPRSDGLVQIDNAYLEGTPRAFVHRSHSGRYGIVNSEEGYQNLRRFLFGDLEVTADLTGLQLPGNEKDDTVWQLESQMSIRGLPVVLHEQSAAHLCPIQIERPKNKDDATRPVPLVRTYLSSKATRPDDPLTGEKSTTMRHVLRLRLLSLRKSGGLLSFLDHLEQAEDWSDVLVVDIEMRKDAAPRTWAAWGSQITGALRDWAPDPETTAPLRDEEAAPGVWRACVAVPDAARELLGEGAAVTIQVQGRATLDRPVPV
- a CDS encoding DMT family transporter, which codes for MAWFVLVLSGALEAVWATALGRSEGLHRLAPTVVFVVALTASMLGLGYAMRTLPVGTAYAVWVGIGASLTVGWAMLSGAEPVSAVRLLLVLGIVACVVGLKLVH